A stretch of the Capsicum annuum cultivar UCD-10X-F1 chromosome 10, UCD10Xv1.1, whole genome shotgun sequence genome encodes the following:
- the LOC107845960 gene encoding macrophage migration inhibitory factor homolog isoform X1 has translation MPCLNISTNVNLEGVDTSFVLSEATSTVAKLIGKPEAYVMIVLKGSVPMSFGGTEQPAAYAELVSIGGLNADVNKKLSAAISEMLETKLSIPKSRFFLKFYDTKAHQSQEYAQCLHAVHQY, from the exons atgcCGTGCCTTAACATTTCGACAAACGTGAACTTGGAAGGAGTTGACACTTCCTTCGTACTCTCAGAAGCTACTTCCACTGTTGCCAAACTCATTGGCAAACCTGAAGCT TATGTCATGATTGTGCTGAAGGGGTCTGTTCCCATGTCTTTTGGGGGTACAGAGCAACCCGCTGCCTATGCTGAGTTGGTCTCCATTGGGGGCTTAAATGCTGATGTCAACAAGAAGCTCAGTGCTGCAATTTCTGAGATGCTTGAGACCAAATTGTCTATCCCCAAATCTCGATTTTTCCTGAAATTCTATGATACTAAG GCTCATCAAAGTCAAGAATATGCACAATGTCTGCATGCTGTACACCAGTACTAG
- the LOC107845960 gene encoding macrophage migration inhibitory factor homolog isoform X2, with amino-acid sequence MPCLNISTNVNLEGVDTSFVLSEATSTVAKLIGKPEAYVMIVLKGSVPMSFGGTEQPAAYAELVSIGGLNADVNKKLSAAISEMLETKLSIPKSRFFLKFYDTKGSFFGWNGSTF; translated from the exons atgcCGTGCCTTAACATTTCGACAAACGTGAACTTGGAAGGAGTTGACACTTCCTTCGTACTCTCAGAAGCTACTTCCACTGTTGCCAAACTCATTGGCAAACCTGAAGCT TATGTCATGATTGTGCTGAAGGGGTCTGTTCCCATGTCTTTTGGGGGTACAGAGCAACCCGCTGCCTATGCTGAGTTGGTCTCCATTGGGGGCTTAAATGCTGATGTCAACAAGAAGCTCAGTGCTGCAATTTCTGAGATGCTTGAGACCAAATTGTCTATCCCCAAATCTCGATTTTTCCTGAAATTCTATGATACTAAG GGTTCCTTCTTTGGCTGGAATGGATCTACCTTCTGA